One window from the genome of Magnolia sinica isolate HGM2019 chromosome 4, MsV1, whole genome shotgun sequence encodes:
- the LOC131244265 gene encoding acyltransferase GLAUCE-like, with product MGDLVTNSLEACIAAFRKHLSVSIVVVAEAMGLLICQRLVMKLEIQNIEIEEDFGPSCASAKVVDLNKESLRFCVEKVKEAIEMVTDEYVKSVMDWLEVYRGVPSILDENFYVSAWWKLPFHELNFGYGRLTYGGPVVSGMDEFVLLLSDGIGVRRGGGDNVWMALEQEKMEKFMMHVFDM from the exons ATGGGAGATTTAGTCACAAATAGCTTGGAAGCCTGTATTGCAGCATTTAGGAAGCACCTCAGTGTCTCTATAGTTGTGGTGGCAGAGGCCATGGGTCTTCTTATCTGTCAAAGATTGGTGATGAAATTGGAAATTCAGAACATTGAAATTGAAGAAGACTTCGGACCTT CTTGTGCAAGTGCAAAGGTGGTGGATTTGAATAAGGAGTCTTTGAGATTTTGTGTTGAGAAGGTGAAAGAAGCAATAGAGATGGTGACAGATGAGTATGTGAAATCAGTAATGGATTGGTTAGAGGTTTATAGAGGAGTCCCTTCCATTTTagatgagaatttttatgtgtcaGCTTGGTGGAAGCTGCCCTTCCATGAGTTGAATTTTGGGTATGGGAGGCTCACCTATGGTGGCCCAGTTGTGAGTGGAATGGATGAGTTTGTGCTGTTGCTCTCTGATGGTATTGGGGTGAGGAGAGGTGGAGGTGACAATGTATGGATGGCCTTAGAACAAGAGAAGATGGAGaaattcatgatgcatgtgtttgataTGTAG